A stretch of DNA from Hirundo rustica isolate bHirRus1 chromosome 1, bHirRus1.pri.v3, whole genome shotgun sequence:
AAATTCCCCGTGGGATtgcacagccaggctgtgatCGAAACctgcaaaacaaaccccaaaagcaaccaaaaccaaatccGAGACGAAAAACTGAACTTTTCCTGTCGTCTTCTCCCCCTCCCACTGCAGGCAGTGACCGGAGCCAGCGAATCACCAAGAAATGTTCTGCATTTTGCCCAACAATTGACCTGAACATCGGCATAGCTGGAGTCGCCACCAGCTGCTGCGAGACCTCCTTGTGCAACATCAGCGGGGCCAGCAGCGTGAAAACCAGCTCCACCATCCTCACCCTGGGGCTCCTGGCCAGCCTCGCCTGCATCCTCAGGATGGGTTTTTGAGGGGCTTTTGGGGAAAACGAGGTGCTTGTCTTTGCATGGTTCAAGCCGCGGTCCATCAGGTGGGAATGCTGCCCTGCGCCTCCTAGCTGGAAGGTCACCTCCCATCAGGAGAGGTTTTTTGCTCTTTCCACGCTCTTGGCGACATCACAAAATGATGTTTGGGAGAGAAAGGGGTAGAATGGAGCCCTGCACATGCAGAATGGCCCCACGTGGTCACCCTCTCTCCTACTCCTGGCATTTATAACTCcgtgcattattttttttttgcctttcattttaTCCCCGCCATTCTCTTgtgccattttttccccc
This window harbors:
- the LOC120763071 gene encoding lymphocyte antigen 6E-like — protein: MKLFLLLVLGVALCTESAFSLTCFSCKDATSNIHCLSTTTCSANEKYCLTTYSTAGTGSDRSQRITKKCSAFCPTIDLNIGIAGVATSCCETSLCNISGASSVKTSSTILTLGLLASLACILRMGF